The DNA window GTACTTTGTCAAACAACCGGTGGCCGCATTCGGTCCCGATACGATTGACAAGCTGACACGGGGGTTTCAGGAGTCCCAACTCAATATGCGTGCACTGATAGTCGAAATCGCGGTCCTGGTCGCGATGAAAGAATCCACTGAGGAGATGACCCATGAAGCGACGTGACTTTATTTCCAGTTTGGGTGTAAGTGCGGCCGCAGCTAATTTTTTGGTTGGTCTGCCTAGCCTAGGGTTTGCATCACCGACGTCTCCTCGTCGAAAACGATTGGTGTTCGTGTTTAGCCCGAACGGCGTTATTCCCAAACACTTTTGGCCCGATAAGACAGGCAAAGACTACGACCTAAAGCGGATCCTTGCCCCGCTCGCCGACTTTCAAGATCAAATGCTGACGATGAAAGGCATTTGCAATCGAATCAAAGGCGACGGCGACGGGCACATGCGTGGAATCGGATGCTTGTTGACGGGGATCGAGCTTTTTCCGGGGGACATCCAGGGCGGTAGTGATACGCCTGCGGGTTGGTCGATGGGGATCTCCGTTGACCAGCACATCAAGAATCGGCTGCAAGCCGACGCGGCGACTCGAACCCGATTCGGTTCGCTGGAATTTGGTGTCATGGTTCCCGATCGAGCCGACACCTGGACGCGGATGTCGTATGCCGGCGCCAACCAGCCGGTCGCACCGATCAGCGACCCCTACCAAATGTTCGACAAGTTGTACGGGCAAACGAAAAATCGCCAAATGTTGGCAAGCGTGCTCGATGACTTGGCCGGTGACTTCAAAAAGGTCGGCAAGTCGCTTAGTTCGGAAGATCGCCAATTGCTGAACCTGCACTTGGAACTTGTTCGCGATGTTGAAAAGGATCTGAAGACCGAATTCGCGGCGGCGACAAAGAACGACTCCGACTCCCACGCGGTGCCAAAGTTGCCTCCGAACGTGGAAGAGCAAAACAACAACATGCCGGAAATTACGAAGATGCAGACCGAGCTATTGGTCAATAGCTTCGTCGCCGACTTCGCACGTGTGGCATCGTTCCAGATCACCAACAGCGTCGGGCAGCCGCGGATGAAATGGTTGGGCATCGACGAGGGCCACCACGGTCTTTCGCATGAGCCCGACAGTAACGAAGAGGCTTACGAGAAGCTCATTCAGATCAATACCTGGTACGCCGAACAAATCGCCCATATGGCTCGCCGGATGAAAGAAACGCCCGATCCGTCGGGGCATGGCTCGCTGCTGGATAACACGACGATTATCTGGACGAACGAACTCGGCAAGGGCAATTCGCACACCCGCGATAACATCCCGTTTGTGATGGTCGGCGGTGGTTTGGATTTCCGCTTTGGCGAGGCCTACGATTTCGGCAAGGTGCCGCACAACCGATTGCTGTTGAGCATCTTGGAAGGCATGGGAATGCCCGAAAAGACATTCGGTAACCCAGACTTCTGCGGCGACGGAGCTCTCACGGGGCTGATCTGATTTCGAGAAAGACGCGTGGTATCCGGCTGCACACCGTTTGCAGACGGATGACACGGCAGGCAGACCTGATTCTATTTGGCAACGATTTGCTGCAGGATCAGTACGTCAAGCGGCCGTCCAAATTTGAAGCCCACCTCTTTCATCGTACCGCAGTGCTCGAAACCGAGCGATTTGCAAACGTGAAGCGACGCGGGGTTTTCCGAGACGATCAGTGCTAACAGGACGTGGAACTCTAGATCACGTCCGACGTCGAGTAGGTGCCGCATCAACCCGCGTCCCAGGCCTCGACCGCGAAAGTCTGCGGAGACATAAAACGAAGTCTCTGCGGTACGATCATAAGCCTTGCGGTCTGACCACTGGGTCAACGCGGCCCAGCCGGCGACTTGGCCGTCGACTTCGGCGACGAATACCGGAAAGCGATCGCCGTGTGCGTCGATCCATTGTCGCCGCTCATCGACAGACTTCGGTTCGGTGTCAAACGTCGCCGTTGAGTGTAGCACCGATTGGTTGTAGATCTCTGCGATCGCGGCTGCGTCGTCCAGCACCGCTCGACGAATTTGAAGCTCGTTCAGCACCGTTCGGGAAGTGCTCCGTTTGACTAAATGACAGAGTTCAGCTCACGATAGTTGGCCCGCCGCTAGCGGCATTAGTTCGTGGCAGCGGGACCGGGGCAAGATTCTCCAACTACGATAACAAGCCCGCAGTTTACACACAGCGGGCTTGTTTTCGGGGATGCATCAGTGATGGAGTCGTTGAACGCGGGGAGCGATCTATCGAGCGTCGTTCCACCACCAGGCGTCGCTGTCGGTCGTGGCGACGAGGTTGCTTTCCAGTTCGGCGTCGACTTTTTGGTCGTGGACAACTTGGAATGCATCGACGGAAACGCCCCCGGACGCGGTCACGATCCAACCGTTGCGGCCTTTGATAAAGCTACATTCGGGAGCGATCTTGCGAGGTGCGTCGAACGCCTGGGGCGCCAGTGACTCTTGGTCTCGCAGAACCGCAAGATCCAGTCCGGCATCGCGTTCAAGTTGCTCCTGAACGATCAGTGTCGAGATCACGGTTAGATCCATCAGGTTTTGTAGGTCACCGAAGATCGGCATTTCGGTCGCCAGTTCGGTGAAGTGCTCGGTCATTTCATCCGCCCACTTTTGAGCCAATTTGTCGCTCGCTTCGGAGGTCGTCGAGCCGTCTGCGGCGATCACGTCTTGCTCGGTCATCGTTTTAATGCCTTGACCGGTTAGCTTCCAAACGGTGCCTTGCTCGTTGCGGGTTAGGCTTTCGTAGTCACATGCCATCCACCAGCGTGGGTTGCGGTTGCTGGTATGCGAACCGTTGCGAGCCATTTGCAGATAGCTGGGCAATTCGCGAACGGGGGAATCCACCAACGCCATTGCCAGACGCTTCATTTGGTAATCAGCGGCGACCATTGTGCAGGCGTAGCGGCTGGTCGTCGGAACGCCGGTAAACTTGATGACTTGAGGACCAATCGCTTCCTTCATCGCCGACTCGAAAACCGCTGGGTTTTGCCCCGGACGCAGACGCATCCGACGTTGCAATGCCATGAATCGTTTGCGGCCTTCGGGCGTCGACTCGATGGAGCAACTGATGCTGGCTTCTCGAGCGTTTTCGACGTTGCGAAGGGCGATGACCAAGTCCTCGAGTTGGAGGATCGACGCGCCCGTTTTCGTACCGACGATGCTGCCGGTTTCTGAAACAGTCCACGGTTCGGCCGGGCCGGCGATCACGATGTCGTTGTTCTTTTCGTCGACGTACAAGTATTCGATACCGGTCAGGCCAGCCATGTAGCGAACTTCCGCAGGAAGTCGACCACCACTTTGACGCGCCTTCTCGATCGCTTTTTGCAGCCCACCGAGCGAGACGAGACGTCGGTCGGCGGCCGAGTTCAAATCGCCTTGCGGGGCGGTGACTTCTGCGCGAAGCAAGTTAACCAGTTCCTGGTTTTCTTGGACGGTTGCGGTGCGGACGATGCCTGCGGGATCAATCGAAACACCACCAACACGGTTTCCACCCCCGTTGTTGAATCCCGCCGTTGTCAGCGAAGCGACCATGACCAGTCCGCTCATCGCGACCGCGATCATCAGCCGAGCTTGGGTCAGTTTCATCGATTAAATACTCCGAGATGGAAGTCGGTTGAGGCCGCAATCCAGACTGCAAAACCGGTCTTTGGTGCGGCAGAAAAGTCACGAGTGGAGGCGGAAGATAGTTGCCTTAAAGAATAATTACCACGGAATTTGCCCGCAAGCTCGTGCCTCAGGCGGATCCAAACATTGCCAAATAACATTCGGCATGACCGGAACCCCGAATCGGACGTTGCGTCCGCCGGGGCCAGACGTCGTCGACCGGGATACGTATACTGGAACGGCGTGGCCTGCTCACCGGTTTTCCGAGATGCTGGTCTAAATCGACACCGCAATTTGCATGACCGAGACGCCGAGTCGGTGCAGTCCCTTTCGACGAGATGTTCCATTGAGTGACAGCAGCTTGACCATTTCCAGCTCACCTGGTGGGCCGAATCCGACGCAATCGCGAGGTCAAGCCGCTTCGGCTCCCGCAAGTCCCGCGGCCGAGCCCCAGGGTAAGTTGCCGGTTGGTGGGGTCGAGGGGGCCTACTTGGTGATGCATGCCGCCGGGCGATGGAGTGACGTGTTCCGATTGTCGGCGCCCGCAGAAGTCATCCTGGGGCGGGCCAGCGCAAACCAGATCTCAATCCGCAGCGAAAAAGCGAGTCGCCAGCACGCTCGAGTCTGGTCGACGCCGAACGGTTGGGCCGTCGAGGATCTGGGCAGCCGGAACGGGACGTTGGTCTCGGGACAGCGACTTAGCGAGCCGAAACTGTTGCGCGACGGTGACCGGATCGAGATTGCCGGGTTCGCAATTCAGTTCGTCCGGCAAATTCAGTCAGCCGATGGTCCGGTGCGATCCCCCCAGCCGATCGGTGGTGAGGACCATCTGACGATCGCGATGGATTCCGCCGCAATCACCGAGCGGCGCGCGCAAAGCGGTTACTTTAAGTCAGACGTCGCCCCGCAGCCGGCGAAGACAGACAGTCCAGAGCAGATTACGTCGTCCGCGTCTCTGGGCGATGATCGCGTTCGAGCAACCCTGTTGCAGCTCGCGTTTGACTTAGCACGTGTCGATTCGATTTCGCATGCGATCGAAGCCGTGCTGGATTGTTTGACCGACGCAATCCGGTTCCGCAATGCCGGTGCGTACGTCGTCGATGCGAAGTCGAAATCGCCAAACGATTCCATCGAGTCGAAGCACTTTACCCTGGTCGCAACGCGGCAAACCGAAGGTGCCCACGGATCGGTGACCTATCGCCGTCCTCCCGATACGGCGATCAATGCGGTCATCGGTCACGAGGGACAAGCGATTCTGGCTCGCCACGTCGGTGGTGATCGCGCGTTGGCGGCCGAGAACAGCCAAGGGGAAATCGATGCGGTCAGTATGATCCTGGCTCCGGTCATCGATCGAGACAAAAAGCTGCTGGGCATGTTGCATCTGCTGACGACCGATAGCGATGCGGTGTTCGACGGGGAGGACCTTGGTTTTGTGTTGGCCGTCGCCGAGATCCTGGCTCAATCGCTCCGCAATCTCAGCGTGCGAGGGAAATTAGATCGATCGCTCCGCCGTTCTCAATTACAGATCAAAGCCCTTCGCGATCAAGTCGGCGACAAGGTTCAAATCGTTGGTCGCAGCGACGCGGTTCGCGAGATCATCAAGAAGGTATCGTTGGTCGCACCGACCGGAGCGACGGTGTTGGTGCGAGGTGAATCCGGGGTCGGGAAAGAACTCGTCGCCTCGGCGATCCATCATGCAAGCAGTCGTTCCAACGGCCCGCTGGTTTGTATGAACTGTGCCGCGCTGTCGCCTTCGCTACTGGAAAGCGAATTGTTTGGGCACGAGAAAGGCGCTTTCACCGGTGCGACCGATCGTAAGCAAGGAAAATTTGAAGCGGCCGACGGTGGTACGCTGATGCTAGACGAAATTGGCGAAATGGATCTCGAAATCCAAGCCAAGTTCTTGCGTGTTCTCGAAGGCCATCCCTTTGAACGGGTCGGCGGTCAACAACCAATCCGAGTGGACGTCCGAGTCGTTGCGGCGACCAATCGTGACTTGCAATCGATGGTCGCCGAAGGAAAGTTCAGGCAAGATTTGTTTTATCGACTGCACGTCGTCGAGATCTTGGTCCCGCCGCTGCGTGAACGTGGGAACGACGTCGTCTTGTTGGCCCAACATTTCTTGGCTGGCTTTAACGAAAAGATGGGGCGACGCATTTCATCGATCACCCCACCGGCTCAAGCGATGCTGCTGGATTATCCCTGGCCGGGGAACATTCGGGAATTGCGCAACGTGATCGAGCGAGCGGTGGTGCTTAACGATACCGATTCGATCGACGTGCAGCACTTGTTGTTGACCCCGGCCGCGGTCGGGGGAGTCGCCAAAGAGCAGGCGGCGTCGGATTCGCCGGTCGAACTGTCGCTCGCTGAGTTGGAAAGATTTCACATCGAACGCGTTTTGCGGCACACCGATGGCAACAAAAGCCGCGCCGCTAGTATCTTGGGGATCGAGCGAAGCACACTCGATCGAAAGCTCAAAAAATTTGCCAAGGAGGCGTGACCGCATCGTCCGTAGCGGAAGCCGCCGAGGCTTTCGGTTTATTCAGCCGCAAACGCGATACCGCGCGGTTCTTTCGCGTAAGCCTGGGCGAATGCCCGTCGGTTGATCGTTGAGTCGCTCCATTCGATAAATTCACCGAGCCGCCGAGGCTTTCGGCACTCTTTGGTTCAGATCACCAAAGTCAACACCCGTCCGCTGATGAGCCGAACCCAAACAGGTGATCTGGTCGGAGAACGCGTGTTCTTCAGCCGGACATCCCATCGGTACTTCGTTATCGGAGCAAGGCACCATCAGTGGGTGTGATAAGCTTTGAACCCGAACTCTTTCAGCCACTTCTCCCACTTCACAGCCTCGTCGTGGGATTTCACCGGCAGGCTTCGTTCTTTCGGGCATCGATACTTTAGGTCCACATGCCCGTTATGCTTTTCCTGCTTCACTTCGCAGCCGAGTTTCTTCAAAGTGCCCGCGATCGTTTCGATCTTTTTCGTGTCGTGGATATGTTTGGCTTTCCATTCTTTGCATTGGTAATGGACGACCTCGGCCGCGGCGACGGTGTTCGATCCGGATCCCAGAAGATCGGCGGGAAGGAAGCTTGCCGAAACGGCGATCAAAACGGCTGCAAATAGACGATGCATGGTTGACCCGGTGAGAAAATTTTGGAGGGACAGAATTTCTGGAAGGACAGGATTTCTGGAAAGACAAAGCGAATACAGTCGGTGTCCGTCAGGGCCGCGTAAGCAACGCAACGGACCGTATGGCGTGCATATCGCAAGGCTTTGATCTGCGTCAAGATCCATCCGGGGTTGGCTCGGCTTGTCAAAACTCCTCGACATCTCGACAATCCACCGCTGCAATAGGCAGATTGGACCTTCCACGTTAACGACCTAATGAATCAAAACCCGAACAAGACCCCCGGTGGCAACGCCGGTGACGGTGAGGACTCGACAGACCCACGCGTTGCCAGACGCGAGAAAATGGCTCAAATCGAAGCGATGGGAATCGATCCCTTCGGTAGCCGCTTTGACGACCGAGACCTGCTGGGCGAATGCCGTGAACGTGCCGGGGAAATCAAATTTCAGACCGCCGAGGGACAATTGATCGAATTGCCCGACTTCAGCGACGAAAGTCTGGAGTATCGGCAGTGGAAAAGCGACAACGGGCCTGGCGAGGAGATCGGTCCGACCGTTCGCGTTGCCGGTCGAGTCATGCTGATGCGGACCAAAGGCAAGCTGATCTTTCTGAATATCAAAGATTGGACCGGGACGATCCAGATCTTCATCGGGAAACAGCAAGTCGGCGACGACGATTTTGCGCTCGCGAAACTCTTTGACCTCGGGGATTTGATCTCGGTCGAGGGGCGGCTGGGCCGGACGAACACCGGTGAGTTGACGATTTTCGCGGAGAAGCTGTTCTTCCAAACGAAGATGCTCGATCCGCCACCGGATAAGCATGCCGGTTTGACGAACGTGGATTTGAAACAGCGGATGCGGTACGCCGATTTGGCGTTCAACGAAGGAACGATGGAGACGTTCCTGAGCCGTACAAAGATCATCAAATCCGTTCGTTCCACGCTCGATAGCGATGGTTACTGCGAAGTCGAAGGCCCCACCCTACACGTGGTCGCCGGTGGTGCCGCCGCGCGGCCTTTCGAAACTCACCACAACGCACTCGACATGCCGTTGACCATGCGGATCGCGCTCGAATTGCACCTCAAGCGATTGATGGTCGGTGGGATGGAACGTGTTTATGAACTCGGTCGCGTTTACCGAAACGAGGGACTGAGCCCACGGCACAACCCGGAATTTACGATGTTGGAGGCGTATCAGGCCTACGGCGATTACGAAACCATGATGGATTTGACCGAACGCATTATCTGCAATGCGATCGAATCGATCGGGGGAGGCTACAAGCGAACGTTCAACGATCAAGAAATCGATTTTACGCCTCCCTTTAAGCGTGCGACTTATGCGGAACTTTTCCAAGCTGCCACCAATGTCGATCCCGCCGATGAGGACGCGGTGAAGAAGTACGCCGGCTCGCTTGGCTTGGACACCGCCGGCAAGCACCCCGATGTGATCCGCAACGAGATCTTCGAAGAGAAAGTCGAAGACACACTCGAAGGACCGATTTTTGTAATCGATTATCCTGCCAGCATCTGCCCGTTGACGAAACGGAAGCGAGACAACCCGGAGATTGCCGAACGATTTGAGTTATTCATCTGTGGGATGGAACTCGCCAATGCGTACACCGAATTGAATGATCCGGATCTACAGCAAAAATTGTTCGAGACACAGCTCGAAGGTTTGGACGATGAAGAGTCGATGGCCAAGATGGATCACGATTTTATCCGTGCCTTGCGTCACGCGATGCCCCCGGCAGGTGGACTGGGAATTGGGATCGATCGTTTGGTGATGATCTTGACGGGACAGAAATCCATTCGCGACGTGATTTTGTTCCCCGTGTTGCGTCCGACCGAGTAGGACGCATGGCACGGTGACTCGATGTCACCGCGTCATGATGGATGCTCAACATGCTAGGGCGCGGCTAACTGCCGCGGCTAACTGCCGCGGCTAGCACGTCCGGATCGCATCCCAGTCCCAGCCGAGGTGCCATTTGGCGTGCAAATCCCCGACAAAGAGTGGTCGTCGGTAAACCGAATGCCTTGCGATGCCAAGCGGTCGAGATTGGGCGTTGGGATTTTGCTGTCGGGGTTTTAGCAAGACAGATCGCCATAGCCCAAATCATCGGCATAAAGAACGACGACATTGGGAAGTGTTTCCTTGGTGTCAGCGGCAGGTACCGTGAGCTGGCAAGCGTACGCAGCGAGTGTGGCAATGGAAACCAGTTGCGACTTGCGTCTAGACATCATCGATCTTGCAGAGGAGAGGCGTCGGAGGGAGAGAAAAGGGGCGACCAGGAGCGGATAAAAAAGATACCCCGTTGCAGCCGTTGTTGGCCGAGCCACTACACCGCTCGCAAGGCTTCGATCTGTCCGGTGCTGTCGGCAAAATGATCCATCGGGACCTGCAGCAGGCTCGCCTGGGTCAACCACAGATTGGCAAGCGGCGTGCCTTCGGGCATGTTGATGTGCAATCCCGAGCGAACGCGGGAGCCGCCACCGCCAACGACGATGGGCAAGTCGTTGTATTGATGCGTCGACCCGTCTCCAAGTCCCGAGCCGTAGGTGATCAGCGTATTGTCAAGCAACGAATGTCCGTTCGCTTCTTTGATCGCGTCCATTCGCTTAAGCAGGTAGACGTACTGTTCCATGTAAAAGCGATCGACCTTGGCCAAATCATCAATGAACTTCGTCTGATTGTGGGACATTTGATGATGGCTTCGCGGTGCTTCGAATAAGGACTCGAACAGGAACGGTGTATCCCAGCGTTCTGGACCAATCATGAACGTAGCCACATTGGTAAGTCCGCTTTGCAGTGCAACGACGAGCAAGTCACCCATCACACGAATGTATTCACCCCGCGGTAGATGAGCCGCCGTCGGTTCGTCTAGCTTTACCTTGTTGAGTTCCGCTTTCATCGATTCGAGTCGATCGATTTGTTTCTCGATCGTACGAATGGATTCGAAGTACTCCGCGAATTTTTGGCGATCTTGGCTGCCCAGTTCTCGGCTCAATCCATTGGCGTCTTCCAAAACAAGGCTGGTCACGTCGCGATAGTGCTCGATCTCTGACGTGCCAAACAGACGATGGTACATTTTTTGAGGGTCGCGAGTTGAAGGGGCGACATGCCCGGTGCCGAACCAGGAGATGTTGTCGAAGTAAATCGATTCCTTGTTATCGCGGTGGCTATTGCAACTGAATTCCAGGGTGGAAAACGGAGTCGATTTGCCGATATGATCGGCGACGATATGGTCAAGTGTTCGATCCAAAGGCCATGCCGATCGGTCGATCGAATACGGCGTCGCGCTGCTGAGGTAGCAGGACGCGCATTGCGCGTGAACATCGGTGCCTTGCTGGAACGTTCGGTCCATCCCGGTGATCAGTGTGACCTTGTGCTTAACCGGTTCTAGGGGTTCGAGCGTCGGCGTCAGTTTACCCAGTGGCGCCACACGAAATGTCGGGTCTTGCTTTCCCAGAGACTTCATCACATTGCCCAGGTTTCCTTTGGGGATGATGTGATCCGCTTCACCTGGAAAAAATGCTCGGCGGACGACGCCAATTGGCACATAGTATTGAACCATGCGTAATGGAGAAGCAGACACCGCGGCTGATGCCAAGCTTTCCATCCAAGGCAACATGACGGCCGCGCCACCGACGCCTCGCAAAAATGTTCGTCTACTGGTTCGGCTCATGACGGGTCCTGCGATTGATCGGTGTGTCCGGTCAGTTGATGATTCGGTGCTGCGGCGTCGCCACAAAACGCCTTGCTGGTAACGACCGCCTTGATGAGGTCTCGCATCCGAAAGTCTTTTGATTCGGCTTGTTCGACGATTTGATCAACGACGAACCAATCGGCCGCGTCAAGTTCACGAGCGAGCGCGAACGAAAGTAAGTGTCCGGTGAATCCACGGACGAAGCGTTGACGTTCGACAAGGATTGCGTCTTTAAATTCAGGAACAGAAGCGAAGTCGTGCTTGCGGAATAACGTCCCTGCCATGTCGATTTTCAGGTCGTTCTCATAGGTTTCTCGCCAAGCGCCGACCGGATCGTAGTGTTCGAGAGCAAAACCAAGTGGGTCGATCTGTTCGTGGCAACCTCGGCAGTCGGACCGTTCTCGGTGTTTGGCAAGTCGTTCGCGTATCGTCAAGTGAGCTTCCGTGGCATGCGGCTTTTCCGGAAGTGCCGGGACGTCAGCAGGAGGCGGTGGTGGCGGGTCATTAAAAACCACGGTCGCCAGCCAGGCTCCACGCGTGATCGGTTTGGTGTGCTTGGTGCCACTGGTCATGGTCAGCACCGCCGCGTTTGTAATCACACCGCCGTAGCGACGGTCGTCGATCGGCAAACGATCAAACGTCAAACGCGTCACTTCACCGGTACGACGATTGCGTGGTTTGGAGGCGCGGACGTCTTCACCGTAAGATTCGCGAAGGTGCAAGGAGCGGTAAGTGAACGCAGGGTCGATCAACTCAGTGATCGGGCGGTTCTCAATCAATACCGTTTCAAATAACAGCAGCGGCTCGGCCATCATGTGCATGCTATCACGGTACT is part of the Roseiconus lacunae genome and encodes:
- a CDS encoding DUF1552 domain-containing protein; this encodes MKRRDFISSLGVSAAAANFLVGLPSLGFASPTSPRRKRLVFVFSPNGVIPKHFWPDKTGKDYDLKRILAPLADFQDQMLTMKGICNRIKGDGDGHMRGIGCLLTGIELFPGDIQGGSDTPAGWSMGISVDQHIKNRLQADAATRTRFGSLEFGVMVPDRADTWTRMSYAGANQPVAPISDPYQMFDKLYGQTKNRQMLASVLDDLAGDFKKVGKSLSSEDRQLLNLHLELVRDVEKDLKTEFAAATKNDSDSHAVPKLPPNVEEQNNNMPEITKMQTELLVNSFVADFARVASFQITNSVGQPRMKWLGIDEGHHGLSHEPDSNEEAYEKLIQINTWYAEQIAHMARRMKETPDPSGHGSLLDNTTIIWTNELGKGNSHTRDNIPFVMVGGGLDFRFGEAYDFGKVPHNRLLLSILEGMGMPEKTFGNPDFCGDGALTGLI
- a CDS encoding GNAT family N-acetyltransferase, encoding MLNELQIRRAVLDDAAAIAEIYNQSVLHSTATFDTEPKSVDERRQWIDAHGDRFPVFVAEVDGQVAGWAALTQWSDRKAYDRTAETSFYVSADFRGRGLGRGLMRHLLDVGRDLEFHVLLALIVSENPASLHVCKSLGFEHCGTMKEVGFKFGRPLDVLILQQIVAK
- a CDS encoding DUF1598 domain-containing protein, with the protein product MKLTQARLMIAVAMSGLVMVASLTTAGFNNGGGNRVGGVSIDPAGIVRTATVQENQELVNLLRAEVTAPQGDLNSAADRRLVSLGGLQKAIEKARQSGGRLPAEVRYMAGLTGIEYLYVDEKNNDIVIAGPAEPWTVSETGSIVGTKTGASILQLEDLVIALRNVENAREASISCSIESTPEGRKRFMALQRRMRLRPGQNPAVFESAMKEAIGPQVIKFTGVPTTSRYACTMVAADYQMKRLAMALVDSPVRELPSYLQMARNGSHTSNRNPRWWMACDYESLTRNEQGTVWKLTGQGIKTMTEQDVIAADGSTTSEASDKLAQKWADEMTEHFTELATEMPIFGDLQNLMDLTVISTLIVQEQLERDAGLDLAVLRDQESLAPQAFDAPRKIAPECSFIKGRNGWIVTASGGVSVDAFQVVHDQKVDAELESNLVATTDSDAWWWNDAR
- a CDS encoding sigma 54-interacting transcriptional regulator → MSDSSLTISSSPGGPNPTQSRGQAASAPASPAAEPQGKLPVGGVEGAYLVMHAAGRWSDVFRLSAPAEVILGRASANQISIRSEKASRQHARVWSTPNGWAVEDLGSRNGTLVSGQRLSEPKLLRDGDRIEIAGFAIQFVRQIQSADGPVRSPQPIGGEDHLTIAMDSAAITERRAQSGYFKSDVAPQPAKTDSPEQITSSASLGDDRVRATLLQLAFDLARVDSISHAIEAVLDCLTDAIRFRNAGAYVVDAKSKSPNDSIESKHFTLVATRQTEGAHGSVTYRRPPDTAINAVIGHEGQAILARHVGGDRALAAENSQGEIDAVSMILAPVIDRDKKLLGMLHLLTTDSDAVFDGEDLGFVLAVAEILAQSLRNLSVRGKLDRSLRRSQLQIKALRDQVGDKVQIVGRSDAVREIIKKVSLVAPTGATVLVRGESGVGKELVASAIHHASSRSNGPLVCMNCAALSPSLLESELFGHEKGAFTGATDRKQGKFEAADGGTLMLDEIGEMDLEIQAKFLRVLEGHPFERVGGQQPIRVDVRVVAATNRDLQSMVAEGKFRQDLFYRLHVVEILVPPLRERGNDVVLLAQHFLAGFNEKMGRRISSITPPAQAMLLDYPWPGNIRELRNVIERAVVLNDTDSIDVQHLLLTPAAVGGVAKEQAASDSPVELSLAELERFHIERVLRHTDGNKSRAASILGIERSTLDRKLKKFAKEA
- the lysS gene encoding lysine--tRNA ligase, with product MNQNPNKTPGGNAGDGEDSTDPRVARREKMAQIEAMGIDPFGSRFDDRDLLGECRERAGEIKFQTAEGQLIELPDFSDESLEYRQWKSDNGPGEEIGPTVRVAGRVMLMRTKGKLIFLNIKDWTGTIQIFIGKQQVGDDDFALAKLFDLGDLISVEGRLGRTNTGELTIFAEKLFFQTKMLDPPPDKHAGLTNVDLKQRMRYADLAFNEGTMETFLSRTKIIKSVRSTLDSDGYCEVEGPTLHVVAGGAAARPFETHHNALDMPLTMRIALELHLKRLMVGGMERVYELGRVYRNEGLSPRHNPEFTMLEAYQAYGDYETMMDLTERIICNAIESIGGGYKRTFNDQEIDFTPPFKRATYAELFQAATNVDPADEDAVKKYAGSLGLDTAGKHPDVIRNEIFEEKVEDTLEGPIFVIDYPASICPLTKRKRDNPEIAERFELFICGMELANAYTELNDPDLQQKLFETQLEGLDDEESMAKMDHDFIRALRHAMPPAGGLGIGIDRLVMILTGQKSIRDVILFPVLRPTE
- a CDS encoding DUF1552 domain-containing protein, which produces MSRTSRRTFLRGVGGAAVMLPWMESLASAAVSASPLRMVQYYVPIGVVRRAFFPGEADHIIPKGNLGNVMKSLGKQDPTFRVAPLGKLTPTLEPLEPVKHKVTLITGMDRTFQQGTDVHAQCASCYLSSATPYSIDRSAWPLDRTLDHIVADHIGKSTPFSTLEFSCNSHRDNKESIYFDNISWFGTGHVAPSTRDPQKMYHRLFGTSEIEHYRDVTSLVLEDANGLSRELGSQDRQKFAEYFESIRTIEKQIDRLESMKAELNKVKLDEPTAAHLPRGEYIRVMGDLLVVALQSGLTNVATFMIGPERWDTPFLFESLFEAPRSHHQMSHNQTKFIDDLAKVDRFYMEQYVYLLKRMDAIKEANGHSLLDNTLITYGSGLGDGSTHQYNDLPIVVGGGGSRVRSGLHINMPEGTPLANLWLTQASLLQVPMDHFADSTGQIEALRAV